From a region of the Salinispira pacifica genome:
- a CDS encoding sigma 54-interacting transcriptional regulator, translating to MSESPEQQLEELSLLFSISQILDQSLDIKQVVDPVLEAVGEEFGMLRGTISLLDTNTEEIFIESAYGLSDQEIEKGQYQLGEGITGKVVESGIPQIIPKISDSLEFLNRTGARAQTPEQEHAFLCVPIKLGNTTIGAFSVDIPSPENDTILEQRTRLLSIIASMLAQAVKIRRDVMEEKRVLMEENQRLQDELRDRFKPANIIGNSKSMQNVFDMIAQVSRSDATVLIRGESGTGKELVAHAIHYNSHRSGKPFVKVNCAALPETVIESELFGHEKGAFTSAIATRKGRFEMANGGTIFLDEIGDLSPTTQVKLLRVLQEKEFERVGGNDTIRTNVRVIAATNRNLEDLMNQNIFREDLYYRLNVFPVHIPPLRDRKSDILLLADHFIAKYNKQNMKTVRRISTPAIELLTNYHWPGNVRELENCVERAVLLSIDNVIHSHHLPPSLQSAESTGTRLNEGLQEALDSLERELLQDALKSTKGNMAKAARLLDLTERKMGLRVKKHNVDPRIYR from the coding sequence ATGTCAGAGTCTCCGGAACAGCAACTAGAAGAACTTTCCCTCCTGTTTTCCATCAGTCAGATTCTTGACCAGAGTCTTGATATTAAGCAGGTGGTGGACCCTGTGCTTGAAGCCGTGGGTGAGGAATTCGGTATGCTCAGAGGCACAATTTCTCTGCTGGATACCAACACGGAAGAGATTTTCATAGAATCTGCCTACGGACTCAGTGATCAGGAGATAGAAAAAGGCCAGTATCAGCTGGGTGAAGGAATTACCGGTAAGGTTGTTGAGTCGGGCATTCCTCAAATCATCCCGAAAATTTCAGACAGTCTTGAATTCCTCAACCGGACAGGTGCACGGGCCCAGACCCCCGAGCAGGAGCACGCGTTTCTCTGCGTTCCCATCAAACTGGGCAATACCACAATCGGAGCCTTCTCCGTGGATATCCCCAGTCCGGAAAACGACACCATTCTGGAACAGCGTACCCGTCTTCTCTCAATTATTGCGTCCATGCTCGCCCAGGCGGTAAAAATCCGCAGAGACGTCATGGAGGAAAAACGGGTTCTCATGGAGGAGAATCAGAGGCTGCAGGATGAACTTCGGGACCGTTTCAAGCCGGCGAACATCATCGGCAATTCAAAATCCATGCAGAATGTATTCGATATGATCGCTCAGGTATCCCGTTCCGATGCCACGGTACTTATCAGAGGAGAAAGCGGCACGGGAAAGGAGCTTGTGGCACACGCCATCCATTACAACAGCCACCGCTCAGGAAAACCTTTCGTGAAGGTAAACTGCGCCGCCCTGCCGGAAACAGTAATAGAAAGCGAACTGTTCGGCCATGAAAAAGGAGCATTCACCTCGGCCATTGCCACCCGTAAAGGGCGTTTCGAAATGGCCAACGGAGGTACCATCTTCCTGGATGAAATCGGCGACCTCTCCCCCACCACACAGGTAAAGCTCCTGAGGGTATTGCAGGAAAAAGAGTTTGAACGGGTTGGAGGGAACGATACCATACGCACCAACGTGAGGGTAATCGCCGCCACCAACCGGAACCTGGAAGATTTAATGAATCAGAACATATTCAGGGAAGACCTCTATTACCGCCTGAATGTGTTCCCCGTACATATCCCGCCCCTCAGGGATCGAAAGAGTGATATTCTGCTCCTGGCAGACCATTTTATCGCAAAATACAACAAACAGAACATGAAAACCGTTCGGCGGATCTCCACCCCGGCCATAGAATTGCTCACCAACTACCACTGGCCCGGAAATGTACGGGAACTGGAGAACTGTGTTGAACGGGCGGTTCTTTTGAGCATAGATAACGTGATTCACTCCCACCATCTTCCTCCCAGTCTCCAATCCGCCGAGTCCACCGGCACCCGGTTGAACGAGGGGCTTCAGGAAGCGCTTGATTCACTTGAAAGAGAACTGCTGCAGGACGCACTGAAATCCACCAAGGGAAACATGGCCAAAGCCGCACGGCTTCTGGATCTCACAGAGCGGAAAATGGGCCTGCGTGTCAAAAAACACAACGTGGACCCAAGAATCTACCGATAA
- the rpsF gene encoding 30S ribosomal protein S6: protein MRTYEAACVFKAEEEKYQASREEVLKVLKELGAESIKEHDMAVRTLAYQIEGELQAHYLVFEFKMDPASAHQIEDRVKYFDDLLRILVTRQDD from the coding sequence ATGCGCACATATGAAGCCGCCTGTGTATTCAAGGCGGAAGAAGAAAAGTATCAGGCTTCCCGTGAGGAAGTTCTGAAAGTACTGAAAGAACTGGGTGCCGAGTCAATAAAAGAACACGACATGGCGGTACGCACCCTGGCCTACCAGATTGAAGGTGAACTCCAGGCACATTACCTGGTGTTTGAATTCAAAATGGATCCCGCATCAGCACATCAGATTGAAGACCGGGTGAAATACTTCGACGATCTTCTGAGAATACTGGTAACCCGCCAGGACGACTAG
- the ssb gene encoding single-stranded DNA-binding protein, with protein sequence MASDLNSVTLVGRLTRDAELKYSTNGTAIARFSIANTQSRKSGDQWTEESHFFDAVLLGRRADALQRYLSKGQQVVVLGTLQQNRWQDKQTGQNRSKVEILVNDIQLVGSRPGGGQNQGGYSNQGGGYNQNSTQGGGFNNQGPAPVDDGFDDDIPF encoded by the coding sequence ATGGCTTCAGACCTCAATTCAGTAACACTGGTCGGGCGCCTGACCCGGGATGCTGAACTTAAATACAGCACCAACGGAACGGCAATAGCCCGATTTTCTATTGCAAATACCCAGAGCAGGAAAAGCGGTGATCAATGGACCGAAGAAAGCCACTTTTTCGATGCCGTGCTCCTGGGGAGACGGGCGGATGCATTGCAGCGCTATCTCTCCAAAGGACAGCAGGTGGTGGTGCTGGGTACTCTGCAGCAGAACAGGTGGCAGGATAAACAGACCGGTCAAAACCGCAGCAAGGTGGAAATATTGGTGAACGATATCCAGCTTGTGGGCAGCAGACCGGGCGGAGGACAGAACCAGGGCGGATATTCCAATCAGGGCGGAGGATATAACCAGAACTCCACCCAGGGGGGCGGATTTAATAATCAGGGTCCGGCGCCGGTGGATGACGGATTCGATGACGATATTCCGTTCTAA
- the rpsR gene encoding 30S ribosomal protein S18 encodes MSDSRNNDRNSSDDRDNRRPPRRGGGKPFFKKKVDKIKTQNLTVDYKHPEVLRRFVTEKGKILPRRITGTSAKNQRRLVREIKKARYLALIPMG; translated from the coding sequence ATGAGCGATTCAAGAAATAACGATAGAAACAGTTCGGACGACCGGGATAACCGTCGTCCTCCCCGCCGCGGCGGCGGAAAGCCCTTCTTCAAAAAGAAGGTTGATAAAATCAAAACTCAGAACCTCACCGTGGATTATAAGCATCCTGAGGTTCTCAGACGTTTTGTAACCGAGAAGGGAAAAATTCTTCCCCGACGCATCACCGGAACCAGCGCAAAAAATCAGCGCCGTCTGGTCCGCGAAATCAAGAAAGCCAGATACCTGGCTCTTATTCCCATGGGATAA